A region from the Microcella frigidaquae genome encodes:
- a CDS encoding YceI family protein, with protein sequence MTTLTVDTIPGYRTGTWTVDHAHTEIGFSVRHLAISRVKGVFERFDATVTAAENPHDSRVEVTVDMASINTKNADRDNHLRTNDFFDIEHHPTMTFVSTGLRVEGDALLLDGDLTLRGVTKPITITGEFGGIATDPYGNVKAAASGTTVINRHDFGVSWNAALETGGFLLGDEVTITIEAQFQLQA encoded by the coding sequence GTGACCACCCTCACTGTCGACACGATCCCCGGCTACCGCACCGGAACCTGGACCGTCGATCACGCCCACACCGAGATCGGTTTCAGCGTGCGCCACCTCGCCATCAGCAGGGTCAAGGGCGTCTTCGAGCGCTTCGACGCCACCGTCACGGCGGCCGAGAACCCGCACGACTCGCGCGTCGAGGTGACCGTCGACATGGCCTCGATCAACACCAAGAACGCCGACCGCGACAACCACCTGCGCACGAACGACTTCTTCGATATCGAGCACCACCCGACCATGACCTTCGTGTCGACCGGCCTGCGGGTCGAGGGCGACGCCCTGCTGCTCGACGGCGACCTCACCCTGCGCGGCGTGACCAAGCCCATCACCATCACGGGCGAGTTCGGCGGCATCGCGACCGACCCGTACGGAAACGTGAAGGCGGCCGCGAGCGGCACCACCGTCATCAACCGGCACGACTTCGGTGTCAGCTGGAACGCCGCGCTCGAGACCGGCGGCTTCCTGCTCGGCGACGAGGTCACCATCACGATCGAGGCGCAGTTCCAGCTGCAGGCCTAG
- a CDS encoding MFS transporter: protein MPSLPRALKPLETGQYRLLALALVLSLFGTGVWVVAVVWQVIELGGTPVDLSIVATAGSIGLVLAVLLGGVAADRIPQKRILTAVETIKAASAVTIAVLALTETIEVWHLAVISLLLGIADGFFYPAYSAWLPALLPADQLLAANGIEGVLRPTLINAAGPAAASAAIAVLSPGLGFAIVGGTQAVAAVLLGTMRLTPVRRDADAEPTHPLRAVWVDVRDGVRYMVGTRWLLATLLYSALLVLVIMGPIEVLLPFAVRDQTGGGAGAFALALAAFGIGGALGSIVVASLRLPRRYLTLMILAWGFGCAPLVVIGLTDQLWVMVVALFVCGVLFSGATVVWGTLLQRRVPPAMLGRVSSLDFFVSLVFMPISMAIAGPVGELIGIPVAFLAAGVIPVVLALLTLLIARLGPDELAHPLTDTAVVVSTATGPIVTGPGAASGLQRPADEEHPPI, encoded by the coding sequence ATGCCCTCGCTCCCTCGGGCGCTCAAGCCCCTCGAAACCGGGCAGTACCGTCTGCTCGCCCTCGCGCTCGTGCTGTCGCTGTTCGGCACGGGCGTGTGGGTCGTCGCCGTGGTCTGGCAGGTGATCGAGCTCGGCGGCACGCCCGTCGACCTGTCGATCGTCGCCACGGCCGGCAGCATCGGGCTCGTGCTCGCCGTGCTGCTCGGCGGGGTCGCGGCCGACCGCATTCCGCAGAAGCGCATTCTGACCGCGGTCGAGACGATCAAGGCGGCCTCGGCCGTGACGATCGCCGTGCTCGCGCTGACGGAGACCATCGAGGTGTGGCACCTCGCCGTCATCTCGCTGCTGCTCGGCATCGCCGACGGCTTCTTCTACCCGGCGTACTCGGCGTGGCTGCCGGCGCTGCTGCCCGCCGACCAGCTGCTGGCCGCCAACGGCATCGAAGGCGTGCTGCGGCCGACGCTCATCAACGCCGCCGGACCCGCCGCCGCGAGCGCGGCGATCGCGGTGCTGTCACCCGGGCTCGGCTTCGCCATCGTCGGAGGCACGCAGGCGGTCGCCGCCGTGCTGCTCGGCACGATGCGGCTCACGCCCGTGCGCCGCGATGCCGACGCCGAGCCCACCCACCCGCTGAGGGCCGTGTGGGTCGACGTGCGCGACGGGGTGCGCTACATGGTGGGCACGCGCTGGCTGCTCGCCACCCTGCTCTACTCGGCCCTGCTCGTGCTCGTCATCATGGGGCCGATCGAGGTGCTGCTGCCGTTCGCGGTGCGCGACCAGACCGGGGGAGGGGCCGGCGCGTTCGCGCTCGCGCTCGCCGCCTTCGGCATCGGCGGGGCGCTCGGCTCGATCGTCGTCGCCTCGCTGCGGCTGCCGCGCCGCTACCTGACGCTCATGATCCTGGCCTGGGGCTTCGGGTGCGCGCCCCTCGTCGTCATCGGGCTCACCGATCAGCTGTGGGTGATGGTGGTCGCGCTGTTCGTGTGCGGCGTGCTGTTCTCGGGTGCCACCGTCGTGTGGGGCACTCTGCTGCAGCGCCGGGTGCCGCCCGCCATGCTGGGCCGCGTCTCGAGCCTCGACTTCTTCGTCTCGCTCGTGTTCATGCCGATCTCGATGGCGATCGCGGGGCCGGTCGGTGAGCTCATCGGCATTCCCGTGGCGTTCCTCGCCGCCGGGGTCATCCCGGTGGTGTTGGCGCTGCTGACCCTGCTGATCGCCCGGCTCGGCCCCGATGAGCTCGCGCACCCGCTCACCGACACCGCGGTCGTCGTCTCGACCGCGACCGGGCCGATCGTCACCGGGCCGGGCGCCGCGAGCGGTCTGCAGCGCCCGGCCGATGAGGAGCATCCGCCGATCTAG
- a CDS encoding FBP domain-containing protein, translating to MRELTADQIRASMVNASEAEIERMTLPGLHETLWSEREYLGWRDPAGSPRGYIVHWVDDRPVGILLRAASSALRPGIGAMCSLCHTPQPSTQVVMFSAPRGGEAGRDGNSVGTYICHDLGCPAIIRMVPTTSELTLMRDEVIARRSAGLQQRLERFTANILRTA from the coding sequence ATGAGAGAGCTCACCGCCGACCAGATCCGGGCCAGCATGGTCAACGCCAGCGAGGCCGAGATCGAGCGGATGACCCTGCCGGGCCTGCACGAGACCCTGTGGAGCGAGCGCGAGTACCTGGGCTGGCGCGATCCGGCCGGCTCGCCGCGCGGCTACATCGTGCACTGGGTCGACGACCGGCCCGTGGGAATCCTGCTGCGCGCCGCGAGCTCGGCCCTGCGACCGGGCATCGGAGCCATGTGCTCGCTGTGCCACACGCCGCAGCCGTCGACCCAGGTCGTCATGTTCAGCGCGCCGCGCGGCGGCGAGGCCGGTCGCGACGGCAACTCGGTCGGCACCTACATCTGCCACGACCTGGGCTGCCCGGCGATCATTCGCATGGTGCCGACGACGAGCGAGCTGACGCTCATGCGCGACGAGGTCATCGCCCGGCGCAGCGCGGGGCTGCAGCAGCGCCTCGAGCGCTTCACGGCGAACATCTTGCGCACGGCCTGA
- a CDS encoding alpha/beta hydrolase: MTSEHSASAPRRPSRRPSRLRRRVRLVGWSALSALALVVLGFVMWASTPYPAERGPVIDVWANDAIAVEYLPEGILMTPTVGGGDAEGTGLVFVPGARVQAHAYMHQLSGVVEQHGATVLITEPTLNLAFFDTRTLADFTTAAPEVDRWFVGGHSLGGVRGCLMTPGSDAAGLVLFGSYCAGDIADSGLPVLSIAGENDALSTPAIIEENAGLLPADAVFVTIEGANHASFGDYGPQSGDGERSITSEQMRAELTALLGEALAG, from the coding sequence ATGACCAGCGAGCATTCGGCCTCCGCCCCCCGTCGCCCCTCCCGTCGCCCCTCCCGCCTCCGACGCCGCGTGCGGCTCGTCGGCTGGAGTGCGCTGAGCGCTCTCGCCCTCGTGGTCCTCGGGTTCGTGATGTGGGCGAGCACCCCGTACCCGGCTGAGCGCGGGCCGGTCATCGACGTGTGGGCGAACGACGCGATCGCGGTCGAGTACCTCCCGGAGGGCATCCTGATGACGCCGACCGTGGGCGGGGGCGACGCGGAGGGCACCGGGCTCGTGTTCGTTCCCGGCGCGCGGGTGCAGGCGCACGCGTACATGCACCAGCTGAGCGGCGTCGTCGAGCAGCACGGTGCGACCGTGCTCATCACCGAGCCGACCCTCAACCTGGCGTTCTTCGACACCCGCACCCTCGCCGACTTCACCACGGCAGCGCCCGAGGTCGACCGCTGGTTCGTCGGCGGGCACTCGCTGGGCGGCGTGCGCGGGTGCCTCATGACGCCCGGCTCCGACGCAGCGGGGCTCGTGCTGTTCGGCAGCTACTGCGCCGGCGACATCGCCGACTCGGGGCTGCCCGTGCTCAGCATCGCGGGCGAGAACGACGCGCTCTCGACGCCCGCGATCATCGAGGAGAACGCCGGGCTGCTGCCCGCCGACGCCGTGTTCGTGACCATCGAGGGCGCCAACCACGCGAGCTTCGGCGACTACGGCCCGCAGTCGGGCGACGGCGAGCGCAGCATCACGAGCGAGCAGATGCGGGCCGAACTGACCGCGCTGCTCGGCGAGGCGCTCGCGGGCTAG
- a CDS encoding NAD-dependent epimerase/dehydratase family protein, with protein sequence MRMNALLVGGSGQIGIAAARDLLQAGASVTVAHRGGRALPADLRGHVAEATLDRADPDALRTLARGHDLVLDCIAFTPADAEPYASLVGELGSLVVISTASVYLGTNGTWMDAATGEDDFPRFPVPITEEHPTVDADVDGYSPQKGALERALLAVDGLPVTILRPGAIHGPGSPALREWYFIKRALDGRRRVPLTDRGESRFGTTATAVIADLVRRAGEHPGRRVLNAADDPAPTALEIGQAVFAHLGHEAEFDLLPRGAGGPESTVGQHPWAVPVPVVMSMEAARRELDYAPIGSHRSTIGPAIDDMIAAIGDGDWRERFPALAHRYGADGWFDYDAEDALLGD encoded by the coding sequence ATGCGCATGAACGCCCTGCTCGTCGGCGGCTCGGGCCAGATCGGCATCGCCGCCGCGCGCGACCTGCTGCAGGCCGGCGCGAGCGTCACCGTCGCCCACCGCGGTGGGCGCGCCCTGCCGGCCGATCTGCGCGGCCACGTCGCCGAGGCGACCCTCGACCGCGCCGACCCGGATGCCCTCCGCACGCTCGCCCGCGGCCACGACCTCGTGCTCGACTGCATCGCCTTCACCCCGGCCGATGCCGAGCCCTACGCGTCGCTGGTCGGCGAGCTCGGATCGCTCGTCGTCATCTCGACCGCCTCGGTGTACCTCGGCACCAACGGCACGTGGATGGACGCGGCGACGGGTGAGGACGACTTCCCGCGGTTTCCGGTGCCGATCACCGAGGAGCACCCGACCGTCGATGCCGACGTCGACGGCTACTCGCCGCAGAAGGGCGCGCTCGAGCGCGCCCTGCTCGCCGTCGACGGGCTGCCCGTCACGATCCTGCGGCCGGGGGCGATCCACGGCCCGGGCTCACCGGCCCTGCGCGAGTGGTACTTCATCAAGCGCGCGCTCGACGGCCGGCGCCGAGTGCCGCTGACCGACCGCGGCGAGAGCCGGTTCGGCACGACGGCGACGGCCGTGATCGCCGACCTCGTGCGGCGGGCGGGCGAGCATCCGGGCCGTCGCGTTCTGAACGCGGCCGACGACCCCGCCCCGACGGCGCTCGAGATCGGGCAGGCGGTGTTCGCCCACCTCGGTCATGAGGCCGAGTTCGACCTGCTGCCGCGCGGTGCGGGTGGGCCGGAGAGCACGGTCGGCCAGCATCCGTGGGCGGTGCCGGTGCCGGTGGTCATGAGCATGGAGGCCGCGCGGCGCGAGCTCGACTACGCGCCGATCGGCAGCCACCGCTCGACCATCGGCCCCGCCATCGACGACATGATCGCCGCGATCGGCGACGGGGACTGGCGCGAGCGGTTCCCGGCGCTCGCGCACCGGTACGGCGCCGACGGCTGGTTCGACTACGACGCGGAGGACGCGCTGCTCGGCGACTGA
- a CDS encoding potassium channel family protein yields MTATAASPARAALPDARRLAWEARTSTTLAVLGTAFLVAYSVLVLLPELDGALLIVTASVLIATWAVFAVDMVARVVLSDRGRRGHFLLTHPLDVLALFMPLFRALRVVTLLRHIPLFAGGSGTAVRSSVGAHAVIYAAVFVYVIALATLQAERGAEGATITTFGDAVWWSIVTITTVGYGDTYPVTDVGRFLAVLLMGGGLVIVGTTSAIVVSYIGERVAAARVGSGSVGSGSVGHATAGDEPQSPSSASSAS; encoded by the coding sequence ATGACCGCGACCGCCGCCTCGCCCGCCCGTGCTGCCCTCCCGGACGCCCGCCGCCTCGCCTGGGAGGCGCGCACCTCGACGACGCTCGCCGTGCTCGGCACCGCGTTTCTCGTCGCCTATTCCGTGCTCGTGCTGCTGCCCGAGCTCGACGGGGCGCTGCTGATCGTGACGGCCAGTGTGCTCATCGCGACCTGGGCCGTCTTCGCCGTCGACATGGTCGCGCGCGTCGTGCTAAGCGACCGGGGGCGTCGCGGGCACTTCCTGCTGACGCATCCGCTCGACGTGCTCGCGCTGTTCATGCCGCTCTTCCGCGCCCTGCGGGTCGTGACCCTGCTGCGGCACATCCCGCTGTTCGCGGGCGGCTCGGGAACCGCCGTGCGCAGCTCGGTCGGCGCGCACGCCGTGATCTACGCGGCGGTGTTCGTGTACGTGATCGCGCTCGCCACCCTGCAGGCCGAGCGCGGCGCCGAGGGCGCCACCATCACCACGTTCGGCGACGCCGTCTGGTGGTCGATCGTCACAATCACCACCGTCGGCTACGGCGACACCTACCCCGTCACCGACGTCGGACGCTTCCTCGCCGTTCTGCTCATGGGCGGCGGGCTGGTGATCGTCGGCACGACCTCGGCGATCGTCGTGTCGTACATCGGCGAACGTGTCGCGGCCGCACGGGTCGGCAGCGGCTCGGTCGGCAGCGGGTCGGTCGGTCACGCCACGGCGGGCGACGAGCCTCAGTCGCCGAGCAGCGCGTCCTCCGCGTCGTAG
- a CDS encoding SDR family oxidoreductase yields the protein MPRTALDSTPPDLTDRLVVITGANSGLGLGLTERLAAAGAEVVMAVRNREKGERAAEGVRGRNPDARLRLLDCDLADLGSVRAAAQTLLDEGRAVDILINNAGIMAVPDRRETIDGFELQFGSNHLGPFALTGLLMPALQKADAPRVMSTSSIVARIGRWQWNNLNAERRYSAWGAYALSKLANLAFARELQRRSDLEGWGVTSTAAHPGGTSTNLQVTGPRDGRPVEGAAKRRMDRIMQTVDEGIRPALVAAASPTALPGAYYGPNGAMELRGAASLAWVPFPARDASALVRLWDVSEQLTGVRYAEHAETVSR from the coding sequence ATGCCCCGCACCGCGCTCGACTCCACCCCGCCCGACCTCACCGACCGCCTCGTCGTCATCACCGGCGCCAACAGCGGCCTCGGGCTGGGCCTCACCGAGCGGCTGGCCGCCGCCGGCGCGGAGGTCGTCATGGCCGTGCGCAACCGCGAGAAGGGCGAGCGGGCGGCGGAGGGGGTGCGCGGGCGGAATCCGGATGCGCGCCTGCGCCTGCTCGACTGCGACCTGGCCGACCTCGGCAGCGTGCGCGCGGCCGCGCAGACCCTGCTCGACGAGGGGCGCGCGGTGGACATCCTGATCAACAACGCCGGCATCATGGCGGTGCCCGACCGGCGCGAGACCATCGACGGCTTCGAGCTGCAGTTCGGCAGCAACCACCTGGGGCCGTTCGCCCTCACCGGACTGCTCATGCCGGCGCTGCAGAAGGCGGATGCCCCGCGCGTGATGTCGACGAGCAGCATCGTCGCCCGCATCGGTCGGTGGCAGTGGAACAACCTCAACGCCGAGCGGCGCTACTCGGCCTGGGGCGCGTACGCGCTGTCGAAGCTCGCGAACCTGGCGTTCGCGCGCGAGCTCCAGCGGCGCAGCGACCTCGAGGGCTGGGGCGTGACGAGCACGGCCGCGCACCCGGGCGGCACCTCGACGAACCTGCAGGTCACCGGACCGCGCGACGGTCGACCCGTCGAGGGTGCGGCGAAGCGCCGGATGGACCGGATCATGCAGACGGTCGACGAGGGGATCCGCCCCGCGCTCGTCGCGGCGGCGAGCCCGACCGCCCTGCCCGGTGCCTACTACGGGCCGAACGGCGCGATGGAGCTGCGCGGTGCGGCCTCGCTCGCCTGGGTGCCGTTCCCCGCGCGCGACGCCTCCGCCCTGGTGCGGCTGTGGGACGTCTCGGAGCAGCTGACCGGCGTGCGCTACGCGGAGCACGCTGAGACGGTGTCTCGATAA
- a CDS encoding MFS transporter, with protein sequence MTAPPTARRGHLVDTRPLRESPAFARMWLGAAITGIGSQMTIVAVGLDIYERTASTFAVSLVAAFALVPMIVFGLYGGALADRFDRRRVALVAALVAWGSTAAIAVYSWLGVPDIAPLYLFITLNSVAAILVQVARSAMVPRLVRLELLPAAGALGGISAGVQLTLGPALAGVLVAYAGFGITYTVDVLLFLGAFWGLYTLPAMVPDGERRRADLRSVVEGWRFLGVAPNIRASFVLDIVAMTFGNPRVLFPAVGALLIGGGAVTVGILSSAGAVGMLVLGLLSGRITRVRAHGVGMVVAVAAYGASILLFGILLAVTTVLPHDVGTDITEANIPALVIAAVLLALSGAADTVSMIYRTTMIQAAVPDIMRGRLQGLFTVVVNGGPRVGDLYIGMLSVAAVLWFPPLLGGLIIIVVCAVFLRLYRSLREYDALDPKP encoded by the coding sequence GTGACTGCTCCCCCCACCGCCCGCCGCGGCCATCTCGTCGACACGCGCCCGCTGCGCGAGAGCCCCGCTTTCGCCCGCATGTGGCTCGGCGCGGCGATCACCGGCATCGGCAGCCAGATGACGATCGTGGCGGTGGGCCTCGACATCTACGAGCGCACCGCGTCGACCTTCGCCGTCTCGCTCGTCGCCGCCTTCGCGCTCGTGCCGATGATCGTGTTCGGCCTCTACGGCGGGGCACTCGCTGACCGCTTCGACCGTCGTCGGGTCGCCCTCGTCGCCGCGCTCGTCGCCTGGGGCTCGACCGCGGCGATCGCCGTCTACAGCTGGCTCGGCGTGCCCGATATCGCTCCGCTGTACCTGTTCATCACCCTCAACTCGGTCGCGGCGATCCTCGTGCAGGTCGCGCGCTCGGCGATGGTGCCGCGGCTCGTTCGGCTCGAGCTGCTGCCCGCAGCCGGCGCCCTCGGCGGCATCAGCGCGGGCGTGCAGCTGACCCTCGGGCCCGCGCTCGCGGGCGTGCTCGTCGCCTACGCCGGCTTCGGCATCACCTACACGGTCGACGTGCTGCTCTTCCTCGGCGCGTTCTGGGGGCTGTACACGCTGCCGGCGATGGTGCCCGACGGCGAGCGCCGCCGAGCCGACCTGCGCTCGGTCGTCGAGGGCTGGCGCTTTCTGGGCGTGGCCCCGAACATCCGGGCATCGTTCGTGCTCGACATCGTCGCGATGACGTTCGGCAACCCGCGCGTGCTCTTTCCCGCCGTGGGCGCCCTGCTCATCGGGGGCGGCGCGGTGACCGTGGGCATCCTGTCGTCGGCGGGCGCGGTCGGCATGCTCGTGCTCGGGCTGCTCTCGGGGCGCATCACGCGTGTACGGGCGCACGGGGTCGGCATGGTGGTGGCGGTCGCGGCGTACGGCGCGAGCATCCTGTTGTTCGGCATTCTGCTCGCGGTCACCACGGTGCTGCCGCACGACGTCGGCACCGACATCACCGAGGCGAACATCCCGGCCCTCGTGATCGCCGCCGTGCTGCTGGCGCTCTCGGGAGCCGCCGACACGGTCAGCATGATCTACCGCACGACGATGATCCAGGCCGCGGTGCCCGACATCATGCGCGGGCGCCTGCAGGGCCTCTTCACCGTGGTCGTCAACGGCGGGCCGCGCGTCGGCGACCTCTACATCGGCATGCTCAGTGTTGCGGCCGTGCTGTGGTTTCCTCCCCTGCTCGGCGGGCTCATCATCATCGTCGTTTGCGCGGTGTTCCTGCGGCTCTACCGCAGCCTTCGCGAGTACGACGCACTCGACCCGAAGCCCTGA
- a CDS encoding NYN domain-containing protein, translating to MAEPAESRVAVYIDFDNIVISRYDQIHGRGAWRKDNVYRLPSGLTEATDEIRERLRSAEVDIGAILDFASSFGTIVLSRAYADWSVGVNASYQGQLMERAVDLTQLFPATQQMKNGADIRLSVDVVEDLFRLPDITHVVIAAGDSDYIALAQRAKRLGRYIVGVGVAGGTSKSLRAACNEYADYDALPGIRPAAHIAAALVAPGPDAEPTPDDTAPARRTGGRRASSGRPAAPAAESTETPTSKRAASALLVRALRLVHEADDSEWAHASALKQQMKRLDPAFNEKALGYSSFTDFVKSRANIVELDESTQTRLVRLRES from the coding sequence ATGGCTGAGCCCGCAGAGAGCCGCGTCGCGGTGTACATCGACTTCGACAACATCGTTATCTCGCGCTACGACCAGATCCACGGTCGCGGCGCCTGGCGCAAGGACAACGTCTACCGACTGCCGTCGGGGCTCACCGAGGCGACCGATGAGATCCGTGAGCGGCTTCGCTCGGCCGAGGTCGACATCGGGGCGATCCTCGACTTCGCCTCGTCGTTCGGCACCATCGTGCTCTCGCGGGCCTACGCCGACTGGTCGGTGGGGGTGAACGCGAGCTACCAGGGCCAGCTCATGGAGCGCGCCGTCGATCTCACGCAGCTCTTCCCCGCCACCCAGCAGATGAAGAACGGCGCTGACATCCGCCTGTCGGTCGACGTCGTCGAAGACCTCTTCCGCCTGCCCGACATCACGCACGTCGTCATCGCGGCCGGCGACAGCGACTACATCGCCCTCGCGCAGCGGGCCAAGCGCCTCGGCCGGTACATCGTCGGCGTCGGCGTCGCCGGCGGCACGAGCAAGAGCCTGCGTGCGGCGTGCAACGAGTACGCCGACTACGACGCCCTGCCGGGCATCCGGCCGGCCGCCCACATCGCCGCCGCCCTCGTCGCACCGGGGCCGGATGCGGAGCCGACGCCCGACGACACCGCCCCCGCGCGGCGCACCGGCGGGCGCCGCGCCTCGAGCGGCAGGCCCGCCGCCCCGGCCGCCGAGTCGACCGAGACGCCGACCTCGAAGCGGGCGGCGAGCGCGCTGCTCGTGCGCGCCCTGCGCCTCGTGCACGAAGCGGACGACTCGGAGTGGGCGCACGCTTCGGCCTTGAAGCAGCAGATGAAGCGCCTCGACCCGGCGTTCAACGAGAAGGCTCTCGGCTACAGCTCGTTCACCGACTTCGTGAAGTCCCGCGCCAACATCGTCGAGCTCGACGAGTCGACCCAGACCCGGCTGGTGCGGCTGCGCGAGAGCTAG
- a CDS encoding RNA polymerase sigma factor, with protein MTDRGDAGAEAFASVLAAAQAGASWACTRLWNDHAPAVAAFAAARGSREPDDLTSEVFLVVFDRLGSFRGDAAAFRSFVFSIAYRRLVDELRMRSRRGETVELLAEEDPRRASSAEDEAAARLGDQRALALITDLPPDQRDVMLLRIVADLTVEQVAAVLGKREGAVKALQRRALERLRKKLAPTRTPDAPPDDSEQ; from the coding sequence ATGACCGACCGGGGGGATGCGGGCGCCGAAGCGTTCGCGAGCGTGCTCGCCGCCGCCCAGGCGGGGGCGAGCTGGGCGTGCACCCGACTGTGGAACGACCACGCTCCGGCTGTCGCCGCCTTCGCCGCCGCCCGCGGATCGCGCGAGCCCGACGACCTCACGAGCGAGGTCTTCCTGGTCGTGTTCGACCGCCTCGGCAGCTTCCGCGGCGACGCGGCCGCCTTCCGCTCGTTCGTCTTCTCGATCGCCTACCGCCGTCTCGTCGACGAGCTGCGGATGCGGAGCCGACGCGGCGAGACCGTCGAGCTGCTCGCCGAGGAGGACCCGCGGCGGGCATCCAGCGCCGAAGACGAGGCCGCCGCTCGACTCGGCGACCAGCGCGCGCTCGCGCTCATCACTGACCTGCCGCCCGACCAGCGCGACGTCATGTTGCTCCGCATCGTCGCCGACCTGACCGTCGAGCAGGTGGCCGCCGTGCTCGGCAAGCGCGAGGGTGCCGTGAAGGCGCTGCAGCGCCGGGCGCTCGAACGGCTGCGGAAGAAACTTGCCCCGACCCGTACCCCTGACGCCCCTCCGGACGATAGCGAGCAGTGA
- a CDS encoding homocysteine S-methyltransferase family protein, producing MTPTTPLALPDGPMLLTDGGLETTLIFHEGLDLPSFAAFPLLASEPGRDALRRYYRAYLAIARRHGLGIILETATWRASADWGALLGYDAAALRDITVAAVDLLRELRDAEAEPSTVLISGCVGPRGDGYSADLRMTPDEAAAYHHAQIATLAAAGVDLVSAHTITHVEEAIGVVRAGASVDVATVMSFTVEVDGRLPSGQPLTEAILQLDDATDAGALHLMVNCAHPTHLEAALDPTSPALARLRGFRANASTMSHAELDEAEALDAGDPHDLAQRVAALTATLPALTVLGGCCGTDDRHIAAIAAACAPR from the coding sequence ATGACGCCGACCACTCCGCTCGCGCTGCCCGACGGCCCGATGCTGCTCACCGACGGCGGCCTCGAGACGACCCTGATCTTCCACGAGGGCCTCGACCTGCCCTCGTTCGCCGCCTTCCCGCTGCTGGCGAGCGAGCCCGGCCGCGACGCTCTGCGCCGCTACTACCGGGCCTACCTCGCCATCGCCCGCCGGCACGGCCTGGGCATCATTCTCGAGACCGCGACCTGGCGGGCGAGCGCCGACTGGGGTGCCCTGCTCGGGTACGACGCGGCCGCGCTGCGCGACATCACCGTCGCCGCCGTCGACCTGCTGCGCGAACTGCGCGACGCCGAGGCGGAACCCAGCACGGTGCTGATCAGCGGCTGCGTCGGACCCCGCGGCGACGGCTACTCGGCAGATCTGCGGATGACCCCCGATGAGGCCGCCGCCTACCACCACGCGCAGATCGCCACGCTGGCCGCGGCCGGCGTCGACCTCGTGTCGGCGCACACCATCACGCACGTCGAGGAGGCGATCGGCGTCGTGCGGGCCGGCGCCTCGGTCGACGTGGCAACGGTGATGTCGTTCACGGTGGAGGTCGACGGCCGACTGCCGAGCGGTCAGCCCCTCACCGAGGCGATTCTGCAGCTGGACGACGCGACGGATGCCGGCGCCCTGCACCTGATGGTGAACTGCGCGCACCCCACCCACCTGGAGGCCGCGCTCGACCCCACGTCGCCCGCGCTCGCTCGGTTGCGGGGCTTCCGCGCCAACGCATCGACGATGAGCCACGCCGAACTCGACGAGGCGGAGGCCCTCGACGCGGGAGACCCGCACGACCTCGCGCAGCGCGTCGCCGCCCTCACCGCGACGCTGCCGGCGCTGACCGTGCTCGGGGGGTGCTGCGGCACCGACGACCGCCACATCGCCGCGATCGCTGCGGCGTGCGCCCCGCGATAG